In Carassius auratus strain Wakin unplaced genomic scaffold, ASM336829v1 scaf_tig00022634, whole genome shotgun sequence, the genomic stretch GCTGCTCTGCGTCCTGATCTCAGGGCGGCTGGTGGAGGCCATAGAGCCCGTGTGCAGCTCGCTGCTGCTGGGGACCGGAGTCGCAGCGCTGGGCAGGAAGCTCTATCACTATTTATACGAAACCTGTAATGAGAGCTGGCTCAACTTTAATGCGATAGGTcaatttttgaaatttttttttttgtgtgaattatctCAGGCAAAAGAGCGCACAATGCACATCTCTTATTTGTTTCTTTCGTTCGttataattctgtttattttttgggatggcttttttaatgcaaataatatattaatatatatatatatatatatatatatattttttatttattattattattatttattttttaaataatatttgtaaaaacattgCAGCCTAAGTTATTATGTGAATTGAATCAACATGCATCTAAAAACACAGCTATATGtgtgatatttatttttcctcGGTGAACCAGCGTTATTTGTGCATAATTGATatgatattatagtttttatttatgttttgaatatgttttaattttatttatttttgttaaagtttttgtaattttgtcgttggtcttagtttattttttccttttaaatacacctatatagtttttattcatttcattttagtttttttattttagttatcaaGTTAAAGTACATGTAAATTAGAAATAaggcctttattattatttattatttaattgaatgttattttattaagtaatttagttcttattttattgtattgataaaaggggtttatttacatttaaattttcataacatttttattaaactgtacTGAATATTGATTCTGCATTTTATGCAGAATgcgtcattattattattattattacattactacacaatatttcaaataactagtttaactataacaaccctgttgtaaacaattaaacataatTAGTTGTCCAgtgcataattaattaattaaagtgcaGATGTTATGTATAAATCACATGATTGCTGCAAATCTGTCCTCTGGTCCACAGGACTGAAGAATGACCTCAACACGAAGCTGTACGGGCAGCATGTCGCTGCTGAGGTTATCATCAAAGCCGTCACGGGCTTCATGAACAACAAAACCCCAAAGAAACCGCTGGTTCTGTCCCTCCACGGCTGGACGGGGACCGGGAAGAACTTCGTGAGCCAACTCATAGCAGAAAATATTTACGAGAAAGGCATGACGAGCAACTTCGTTCATCTGTTTACAGCGACGGCACACTTTCCCCATGAGGCTCACATCGACTCGTACAAGGTAATGAGTTTATACACAGAAATGACATCATATATTTCACCCGAACCAACACAAAGCATCCAGTGTGGTGATTGAATCGAATGTTTTATAgtcatatttgtaaaaaaaagcttgttttgtgtgtgtttagacacAGTTACAGGAGTGGATACGAGGGAATGTTTCCATCTGCCCGCGTTCAATGTTCATCTTCGATGAAATGGATAAAATGCATCCCGGACTGATCGACAGTATTAAACCTTACCTGGACTTCTATGACAACCTGAACGGAGTGTCGTACAGACAGGCcatcttcatcttcctcaggTCCGTGTCATTGTACGCCTCGAAATCTGTAATTAATGTAAATGGTCACTAGTCATCAGTGTTAATTGTGCTTGATTGCTGCAATCAACCAAGTTTCAGAAAGTGATATGAAAGGTTttgattttgttcatgttttctgaGGAAAGACAAACATAGATAGTGTTGAAAGCCAAATTATTAAATGTCATTCATTGAGTAGTTCACTATTTTGTAAATGGGgatcaaaattaatattttcacctgagattctgagcgaaattaaaataataaataaaaatgactttagaaaGATGCCATTTTTACAAAGAGATCgataaaatctgttgactttagcaGTCTTTGTTGCATTAAATGCCGGTGGTGACAGTTCAGAAATATAAAATTAGCAGTTTTTCCTAAGTTTGTGTGCTtgtaactcaagaagtattaaagatCTCGTAATATCCTTTTAGATTTGGATTCTTAATAAACATTTCTatcagtatttacatttttaagtaccTGTATCGTTCATTTACAGAGATATTGGGCCTTCAATGTGGCTCCAAGAGCAAATTGTGAAATTGTACACTGAGCGAAAACCAAATGTGGGTCACTTTGCATTCAGACGATAGTTCATTCTTTCAAAGAGGAATGACTGAAGAACAAATAATGTCTTGTTTCCCTGTCAAAACAATTGCATGATAgccaaaaattttatttttctgacgTTTGCATTCCTGTAAAGGAAGAAttatcaaaaatatctcaatATCCTTTTAGATTCTGCTTTCTAAGAAATCGTACATTTTTAAGGCTCTATATAATTCAATCCCAGAGATATAGGGAAGTCAATGCAATAATTGAAAACCGAATatggcataaatatatatatatatacacatctgaACATCTTCTGTAGCTTACGTGCTTTTGTTTTTCAGCAATGCCGGGGGTGAGAACATCGTCCAGGTGGCTCTGGATTTCTGGAGGGATGCTAGAGAACGAGAGGAGATCCAGCTGAAGGATCTAGAGACGGCACTTTCACTGTCAGtcttcaacaacaaaaacagtacgTCTGGTTTCTCTTTGCTATTATATGGAGCTGTGGATCAgtgcatttaaagtcattttgttCCTCCAGTCTGACCGTAGTTTGCTTACGGTTTCCATTGTAATGAAGATCTCTTTCCGCAGGTGGTTTCTGGCACACCAGTTTAATCGATAAGAACCTGGTGGATTTCTTCGTGCCGTTCCTTCCTCTGGAGTACAAGCACATCATTCAGTGCGGCTTGGCTGAGATGGTCTCCAAGGGTCACGTCCCAGATAAAGAAGTGGTTGAAAGCATGGCCCGCGACCTGAACTACTTCCCTAAAGAGGAGCGTGTGTTCTCCATGCAGGGCTGCAAGGTTATTCCCAGCAGACTGGACTTCTATATTTGATCCGAGAGCGCAAAAAACAAAGACTCAAAGACAGCAAACCTGTGATCTACCGTGTGCTTTATTCCACAGAACTGCAATCGAAGGAATTGCAGATTTGCTCCTGAGACTGAATGACATGCTAGGAGGTTTTTTTACTCAATCACAGTTGTTTTAAACAATAATGGAGActgttttattcatgtttgaTCAGCTGCTGGAGTCCTTGTTCTCAAGGGCGTTTCTGTTGATGGGGTTATTAAATGACTTTGCACATTGTGGAGCTCCTAAAAAAATGTCTGTTGGCGATTTTATAAAGATCTGTATTAATGATAGTGATGGGAAAAGCTAATTTGCCTTTATCTTGAAATATCAGATAcatttctacctttttttttttttttttttttttttttaaatgtcagggTAAATTGCGAATGAAGAACTTGAATCTAATTTTGACCAATGAAAGTTTTTCCAATGCATCACTGTCAGGATGTTGTCGATATGTGCTTCCAGTTCTGATCGAAGCTTTTGTTAAGTCAAAAAGCGTTCAGAAAACAGCCGAAGAACActtattcattattttgtattatctAATGATCTTGTTCAAACATGTTTTCAGATTTGAGACCTTCATGAaactatgattttgagatgcgCCAAGATAAAATACTTGAAGGATGATGATTTTGATAAAGCTTTATAATCTAAACAGACTTGATTTGTCTTGAGAATTTTATTATTGTACTCAAATTCATTTTCATATTCTAGAGTATAAACATGtctagaaataattaaaaaatatatcttaaaattatttttttcttgcacttgcaagtttatatcttgcaattttgttttaatatctcacaattctcacaAAGACAATTGGGAGTTTATCCCATGCCAAAACAGGCTTTTTGGTACGAAATACTaggcaattaaatatttttgatcaGAGCAAAgctaaaaatgcatattatttgcaaaaaaaaaaaaaaaaaaattgaaaatcataattttaaaatgtaccaATATTTCTAGGTTTATTAAGAATAAATCAGCTTATGAATTCGGCCAATAATTGAACATGCCTAACCATTTGCAATAATAAAATCAGAGTTTGTTGGATTTATAGACCTTTCTTTTAGTGCCATTATTTATCACATAAAGGTTtaatagtacacaatgtaacttaGTCTGTGAATGATTACTTTTTATGGCATCTGAATGATTAAATGGCAGGTGTGAAGTGTCTCAGGATACCATGTAAATACTGCTGTGACACCATCAATGTATCGCAGTACAAATGCAAAGAGAAATCATTTTTGACAACATcttttagaagaagaaaaaaacagcactttATTTCTGATCCAGAAGTGATGACGCAACTCCATCAACTGTCTTCAAATCATCTTTTCTTATGAGTTCCCAGATGATTTCTGATGTGATTAACAGTATTGCACTCGGAGGAACAGTTCCATATCAAACGTTTCAGGTTTCCATTATACGAGCAAAACGGCGTTAATGCAACCATCGTTTTCGGGGTTATTCGTCACCTGGGCGTATTTACCTGAAACACAAGATTATATCTCAGTCTTTCATTCTGCAAAACATGTTTGAGCACGGACAAAAGTGAAGAACCAATCAGACACTCACCCCAGATGACCTTCCCGCCCTGCGTGACCAATCCAAGCTCACTGACGTTGACCTCGATGACCGTTCCCTTGGTGATGACCCCTAGAGTGGTGTAGAGGGAGGAGGACGGGTTCTTCTTCACACCCAGGATGGGCAAACAGAAGGTGGCCTTCAGCTCAGGATGAGTGACGTGTGCCTTCTTAAACCTCAGACCCTGTAGACATTCAAACAGACGTGTGCCGGTATTCGGTTATGCGATACATCttggtaatgaatatgcactatgttgttatcatgggcacttctaaataccgtgaataattatatattataaattattcagaatttggaatgcattttaagaatactattcccatcaactggtaaAACTACACAACagcgctgtatgctgcttgaaagaacACGTGAGAGACTGAAAGCAccttcactctctgacagcagatggcgctaaactgcagagaaTGCAGCCATTactctggaaaccccataaataaagaaGCTgctctactttctaaaacatatttaaatagccATTAAGATTTGCTGTGTTGTTCATCACAGCgccaaataatttaatatttagacttaataggctaagaaaaagtttgaaaattttttttttttacgttttaatctggactacaacataccCTACATAtcgtttgaaagtgttttgattctttattgttcgtttacactttacattacggcttcattagttaacataaactgccaatgaaaaattcttctgaacatttattaatcttaggtattccaatatttcataacacattaaaatcgaaagttgcaactgagctaacatgaactaagtgTATTTGGACTAAGAGTAACTATTGCTCACTGTGAATGTTAATGCACTTACTAAGCTTAACTAATGAGGCATTTTGTgataaagtgatacctattggtctttatagttcttttgcaccttaatctgtgtaaaaactcttaactttatatatttttctgtattgctttattgcatatttatttttgttataaggaaaaaagttattaaacatgttATACTGTTTCATGAccactaactaaaactaaatttaaatatccTGATAATAacgtataccgtgataaaagcatgaacaattaatcgcaacatgaaaatttgatactTGCATATCCCTACATTCAAATCACAGCTCTTTTTATATTTACACTAAAATAtagtaactattttaaaataaatgtatatattttgttaaaaatgttatattttttaaaaagaaatacaatgtatctttatattttgttaaaatatgtatttattttacaattaatttcaacgattactaatgcattattaaaagttgtatctgtttttattatttgatgggccaacaactgtatttttattaatgaagaTTAATAAATAGTGTAAAAAATTTAATGCTCACTGTTATTTAATTTTCATGCATTAACTAAAGTTAACTAATGGGATCTTATTGtgaattttaaacaaatatttacatatttgttgtGTGAAATAATGCTGGATAATGCATTCTAtattcactatttatttttatttatttatttattttatagtcacttgacaaaagatacatttaaacaaataaaaaataaattaatagaaaattattattttttcttccttaaaataagcattattattatttgtatttttttaagtacaataatataaatgaacTGAAGTGACAGCTCACTCAAGGTATTATTTTGATCTTGAGGGTGCATGTGTGATATTTTACCATAGGTCTGATGAAGCGCTCATATTTGGGCGGTTTGCGTGTGAATCCGTCTCCTACGAAACAGACTTTGGTCACCATCCTCTTCCAGGCCTTTTTCTGTCTCTTGCCTGTGCGGATGACCTTCAGAACCTCGGTTTCGCCCTGGGCTCGAACCTTCGGGAGAGGAACCTCCCACTTTCCCTAAAGAGAGGCACAAAAATCAAAAGGCGATTGGTGAATGCAAACAGACTGACTTCTGTAATGTGTCACACTATTAAACGAGACGTTATAATTAATGAGGAAAAGACAAAATGGAAAGACGGGACTTGtcagattttatatttaaacaccaaaacaaaaattaatttttcgctccaaatgtgtttgttttttctttctcggTTACAATAGATCCAGCATTTACTCTACTGATAATAaagatttgttaatgttaatgaaagaAGTGTCTtgtgctctccaaggctgcatttatttaattaaagatactgtaatattataaaatattattacaatctaaaataacaatttcatattttaatatattgtaaaatgtcatttattcctgtgatcatagctgtattttcagcatcattcctccagtcttcattgtcacatgatcttcagaaatcagaataatatactgattcaAGCAAGATTGAATAGTTTTCCTGTAAGAGCAGAAAGCTGTGGTCTGATGGGATACTTACAGCTTTCTCTTTCCTCTTCTGTTTGATCATGTTGGAGAGAACCTTGGCGCGTGATTGGCCCTCTCTGTCCAGCAGGTAAGCTGGCACCGCCCCTTCTGGGGTCTTGTCATCGTCCTTCTGTTTGCTCTTCCTCTGCTCGTGCATCTTAATGCtgaacacaaataataattatgcaaCAGTGCATAGAGATTATTTCTGCCTAGATTCTGACCAAAGTGAAGCGGACTGCAAGTAAAACTCACGTCTTCTTCATCTGGATCTTCTCGGCGTGTCTCTGTTTGTGGTAGAGTTTGGCTTTGAGGCCGATCATCTTTTTGGCTTTGTGTGATCTTTCGTGCGCTTCTCggctctccttcttcctcttcctctcgtgGTGGTCCAGACGGTAGCCATGCCGCTTGCGGTGTAACTCGATGTGCTCGTTCTGcggctgtacacacacacacacacacacagagagtcgtTTGTAAACTCCAAGTTCAACTTCATCtcaatattttcattgttttcgCAAATTGAATCATAACTGAACGCATGTCATGGGAAATATGACTGTATGCATCACAAATCAAAGTGAAAACTAATAGccatatataaaagtataaagaTAGCATGCGAATATGGCTCACTGGGTTTGTAATAACAAAATCAGAAGAtgaacaaatatattataaaagatGCCTTTACGGTTATGACTCTTTTATAATTAATATGActcagttttaataataattgcattatttaacTAAGGTAAGGTATAGTATATACtagtaataaataaagtattagcTGCTTTAGTTTACTAAAAAGAAATgtgttatatagaaatatatagaaacatattttatttcagctgtaaaGGCAaccttttctcattttcatttagttcaaccaaatgtactaaaataaataaacataaaaataaataaaaaataaaacttttttttaaagataaaaatgtcaaaaacacacaataaatgtacttaaatgaaaccagaaaatataaaaaatgtacattaaatattttataaaattatacacattatatatacacgtgtacttatttattatattttattgtatattataaatgaagataaattacatatatattgtatatacggttactatttattatatacaatatatatttatataaaatatatagaatgaaaaaaTGTGGATATTTACATATGCATGCGTGTatgtgtatgcatttattttattctatttatttatggaaaggcaaaataaaaaataaaataaaaaattctcaaTAACAAACACCATATATTGTTCTGTAGTGTGTACAGTATGCAgttgcatataaaatatatgaataaaaaaatatttcaatatttcacacGTTACTAAACAGACACTGAGGCACATGTCAGTCAAAGTCTTTCTTTCCCACGACTCTGGCAGCAGCTTCTTCTTACCATGCTGTATTCTGTGGTGTTGAGCCGTTTATAGAGCTGTCACGCGTCGTGTAATCCGCTGTTGGTTCTTCAGATCTGATATTTTGATGCTTTTATTTGAGGCTCGAGCTCGTGATGTTCTTCACTCGGAGCCTGTTCTGTAGAGGAAGCGCGTCTGTCAAATGCGTCCGTCACAATTGTTCTCTCGAGGACCGTTTTAGGTGTAACACACATAGAAAAATAAACTCTCAAATAAATATGTTATCGTTATAGATTTGTAATTATGAAAATTAACTTCATTACCAGGCTGTTTTGTGTCACATTTATGGTCTAAAACGGTTAAAATCTATGTTCATGCCAGTTTAATATCACGtgtttatatttctatttgtAGGGCGAAAAGAGAATAAACTGGAGGATATGGAAAGAACAAAGTTAAAATGTTCTACAACTGTTATGTAAATTAGAGAAAGAATTACAGTATGACTTATTTAAAacgcatataaatataaaatgtcactCTGTATCTCCTAATAATATGTATTggtaaaatgcttattttataaCTTAATGCAATACAtatatgatattaaataataatgatatacaaaataactaaaagttaaataaagatgaatacaaatacataatataCTTATAAAAATAGAATTCACACCCattaaaattactaaagctttagctaaaattaaaatggaaaatgaaagaataataaaaccattaataaaaactatactaaaataacacttactATATTTAGTACTATACATCCCTTAtttgtctttaataaaaataattttctttcgtgattcgcgaacccggtccgaactcccgaactgattcaaatgatttgcgaacccgctccgaactcccgacctgactcaaatgattcgcgatcccgctccgaactcccgaactgattcaaatgatttgcgatccccaaactcgtctatgcccaaactgactcaaatgattcgcgaacccgctttgaactcccaaactgactcaaatgattcgcgaacccgctttgaactcccgaactgactcaaatgattcgcgaaccggctccgaactctcgaattgattcaaatgatccgcgaagccgctccgaactcccgaactgattcaaatgatttgcgatccccaaactgactcaaatgattcgcgaacctgctccgaactcccgaaccgactcaaatgatttgcgatccccataactgactcaaatgattcgcgaacccattacgaactctcaaattgattcaaatgatcggcgaagccgctccgaactcccgaactgattcaaatgatttgcgatccccaaactgactcaaatgattcgcgaacctgctccgaactcccaaactgactcaaatgattcgcgatcccgctccgaactcccgaactgactcaatctgcctagggcaccaactcccagagggggcaccatcccagttgctccaaaaaacaaaaaaaacttcctccattctcccatccacgCTCGCGACCGCTAGCGCCTCATGTTTGCgactgaatgttcataattgatggattgaatccaatccagcgaggagaaaagaaaactaaaagtaaaaaaaaaaaaaaacacataaagttggcttgatgttggacgttggacgagtctcaaatttaAGGACCATCTTTAAAGTTatttgt encodes the following:
- the LOC113077457 gene encoding ribosome biogenesis protein NSA2 homolog, translating into MPQNEHIELHRKRHGYRLDHHERKRKKESREAHERSHKAKKMIGLKAKLYHKQRHAEKIQMKKTIKMHEQRKSKQKDDDKTPEGAVPAYLLDREGQSRAKVLSNMIKQKRKEKAGKWEVPLPKVRAQGETEVLKVIRTGKRQKKAWKRMVTKVCFVGDGFTRKPPKYERFIRPMGLRFKKAHVTHPELKATFCLPILGVKKNPSSSLYTTLGVITKGTVIEVNVSELGLVTQGGKVIWGKYAQVTNNPENDGCINAVLLV
- the LOC113077456 gene encoding torsin-1A-like isoform X2, whose protein sequence is MRLTCLLFAGCVLCSVSVTAAIEPISTSIAVGMAAALTGFLARYQNVFYYFQECCRPEWIKYNQTGLKNDLNTKLYGQHVAAEVIIKAVTGFMNNKTPKKPLVLSLHGWTGTGKNFVSQLIAENIYEKGMTSNFVHLFTATAHFPHEAHIDSYKTQLQEWIRGNVSICPRSMFIFDEMDKMHPGLIDSIKPYLDFYDNLNGVSYRQAIFIFLSNAGGENIVQVALDFWRDAREREEIQLKDLETALSLSVFNNKNSGFWHTSLIDKNLVDFFVPFLPLEYKHIIQCGLAEMVSKGHVPDKEVVESMARDLNYFPKEERVFSMQGCKVIPSRLDFYI
- the LOC113077456 gene encoding torsin-1A-like isoform X1, whose product is MKNIDARFCKMKYRSPRAWTTVLLCVLISGRLVEAIEPVCSSLLLGTGVAALGRKLYHYLYETCNESWLNFNAIGLKNDLNTKLYGQHVAAEVIIKAVTGFMNNKTPKKPLVLSLHGWTGTGKNFVSQLIAENIYEKGMTSNFVHLFTATAHFPHEAHIDSYKTQLQEWIRGNVSICPRSMFIFDEMDKMHPGLIDSIKPYLDFYDNLNGVSYRQAIFIFLSNAGGENIVQVALDFWRDAREREEIQLKDLETALSLSVFNNKNSGFWHTSLIDKNLVDFFVPFLPLEYKHIIQCGLAEMVSKGHVPDKEVVESMARDLNYFPKEERVFSMQGCKVIPSRLDFYI